Part of the Planctomycetia bacterium genome is shown below.
GTTCGCCACCGACTGGCGGCATTTCGACGTCCGGCTTTTCTGGCCAGTTATGCGTGATTTGAGAGAGCGCGTCGGAGAATTGCTCCGCCGAGAGACGCTTCACCACTGGCCCGTGGAAGATAAAGGTCTCGGCGTCGCGTTCGCCGCGATCGACCGCCGGCATCTGGTAGGCGCGCGAGGTGAGAATCAAGCGCAGCGTGTGTGTGAGATCGTAGCCGTGTTCGGCGAGGTCGACGGCGAGCCAATCCAACAAGTCGGCGTTCCAGGGCGTGTTGTCCATGTCGTCGACGGGCTCGATGATCGCGCGCCCCAGGAACTTGCCCCAGAGTCGATTGACGATTGTCCGCGCGAATCGGCCGTTCTGTTCGTGCGTCAGCAGGTCGGCGAGCTGCTGCAAGCGAACGTCGCGATTTCCCTGGCTGTCGATCGCGCCGAGTTCTGGATACAGGAACTTCAGCGGCGCGTATTCTCCTTTGGGTTGATCGCAGCGATGGACCTCGAGTTGGGCTTCGGCGAAGACGCCAGCGAGTCCGTACGCGTCGTGGAGCGTCCAATCGTTGATGAAGCTGTCGTGGCACGACGCGCATTTGAGATTCACGCCCAGGAACACTTGCGAGACATTCTGCGCCGCCTGCATTTCCGGGACCTGGCTGGCATTCACGACGCCGCGCCACGTGATGCCCTTGATAAACCCTTCGGCGCCCGGCGCGCCGGTGACCAACTCGCGGACAAATTGATGGTACGGCTTGTTTTCACCGAGCGCCGTGAACAGCCATTGAGAGATTTGTTGCCGGCCACCGTCGATGTAGCCGGTGCCTTGGTAGTCGTTGCGGAGTGCGTCGTTCCAGAAACTGAGCCAGTGCGTGGCGTACTGCTGCCGATCGGCCAATAAGCGATCGACCAGCATCGCGCGCTTGCCTGGCACAGAGTCAGCGCAGAACGCATCCAAATCTTCAGGCGACGGCAATAAGCCGATCACGTCTAGATACGTACGTCGAGCGAACGTGCGATCGTCTACCAGCTCAGTCGACGAATGACCGCTGGCCTCTAGATAAGGTGCGAGCAGGCGATCGATCGGATGTTCGCTGCCGGCCGTTTCCGCGGACGGCAACTCCGGCTGGCGCGGCTTCAACTCCGCGGGCACGTACTTCGGGCGGATCACAAACCCTTCTTCCCACGCGAGCCCCTGGTCGATCCACGCGCGGAGGATGCCGACCTGCGCGGCCGTGAGCTTCGGCCCCTTGGCCGGCATCACGCGATCCGGGTCTTGTTGCGCGACGAGGTGAATCAACAGGCTCTCGGCGCTATTGCCTTCGATCACCGACGGCCCGGAATCGCCGCCGGCGAGGACCGATTCGCGCGTACTGACCTGATACCCGCCGTCGTCGTTCTTCCCGGCATGACAGGCGACGCAACTGCCGAGTAGAATCGGCGCGACGTCCTTATGAAAGTCGATTTGCCGCTCTGCGGCCGGCGGCAAATCCGGCGTTTCATCCGCGCGAGCCGGGATTGCCCTACCGCTGAGCAGAAGCAGGCAAAACATCAAGCGCGAAACAGACATCTCGGGCGTCTCCAGAAGCGGACAGGCGGGAGCAGGCGGGCGGGGTAGCTTCCATCATCGACGACGACGGACGGCGGTTCAAGTGGCGCACGCGCCGTAGGTCAGGCTTTCCAGCCTGACGAGTTGCGGCACCGATTCTTTTCAACGGCGCGAGGCCGCCTCCTGTCAGGCTGGAAAGCCTGACCTACAAACTACAGATATTCCTTCCAGCCGCGTTCTTCCATGATTTTCACGATCTTGCGGATGGCTTCCTCGTCGTGCTTGTTGGCCACCAGCGTAGCGTCGGGCGTGTGGACAATGAGGCAGTCTTTGAGCCCCAGCGTGACGATCAGGTGATCGTCCGGGCCGCGGACGATCGTGCCGTGAGTGTTGATGCCGAGATGTTTTCCTGCGACAGTGTTGCCGTCGGCGTCGGAGGGGAGCAATCGCGCGATGGCTTGCCAACTGCCGACGTCGTCCCAGGAATACGGCGCCTCGATGACGGCGATGTCGGTGGCGTGTTCCATCACCGCGTAATCGATCGAGATGCCTTTGATGGCGGCGAATTCTCGCTCCAGCGTGGCTTCGTACTTGTCCGTGCCGAAGGCGTCGACGATCGCTTTCAGATGCGCGAACATTTCCGGCTGACGACGCTGCAACTCGTCGGCGATCGTGCGGGCTTTCCAGACGAAGATGCCGGAGTTCCAGTAGAACGTGCCGGCGGCCAGGAATTCTTCCGCCAACTTGGCGTTCGGCTTCTCGCGGAATTTCTTCACGCGGAACGCCGGCGCTTCGCCAGATGCAATGGGCAACGCTTCGCCGCGTTCGATGTAGCCGAAGCTTTCGGCCGGATACGTCGGCTTGATCCCGAACGTGACGATCCGGCCTGGCTGGGCGTCGACCAGGCGCGCGGCTTGTTTCACCGCCGCTTGATAGACCTCGATCGGACCGATGACATGGTCAGACGGCATGACGGCCATCGTGGCGTCCGGATCGCGGGTGGCCAGCAGGAGCGCCGCCAGGCCGATGCACGGCGCGGTGTCGCGCTTGCAGGGTTCGCGAATGATGGAACTGGCCGGCAGCGATGGCAATTGCGCTGCGATCGCGTCGGCTTGCTGGGCGTTGGTGAGGATCAGCATTTGATCCGCCGGCGCGAGCCCGATCAGCCGATCGACGGTCGCTTGGATCATCGTCCGCTCGCCCACGAGGGGCAGCAGTTGTTTCGGCCGCAAGTGGCGGCTTTCCGGCCAGAATCGGGTGCCGGAACCTCCGGCCATGATCACGGGATAAAGCATGCGTGGCAGCTCCTTGCTGTGCGTCTGGATTCCCGTGGGCGCTTTGGCAGTTTGCGGTTTTTGGCGGGTTCTGGCAAGGGAGGGCCAGGCGCGGCGTTGACCCAATCCCAAGAGACAGGTACAGTTCGCCCCCGAATTCACCTCGCGCGGAGCCGGCCGATGCCGACCTACTCACCGCCGCAGATTCCGTCGCCAGCACGCGGCGGCTGGGGCTCGCTGCCCAGCACCTTTCGCGTGTTGCACATCGCGCCGGAGGGGCGCGCGGACGCCTGGCTGGCCGAGGCCTTCGCCGCGGATAATGCCGTCGACGTGAAATTGACGGAGATCGCCGGCGCGGCGGCTGGGCTGGAACAATTGAACGTTGCCTCGTTCGACGCGGTGCTGGTCACGCATCTGGACGGCGTGCAAGACGCCTTGGCGATCGTCGAAGGAATCCGCGGCGCTGGTGGCGACGAGGCGCTGGTGATCCTCGGCGCGCAACCGGAATTGGAGATGGCGCCGCTCAGCTTCGAGGTCGGTGCTGATGCGTATTTGTCGCAGCGAACAACGTCAACGCGCGGCCTGCTCTGGACGTTGACGAAAGCGGTCGAACGCTGCCGCATGGTGCGCGAGAATCGCCGCCTTTCGCAATTGGAGCGCTCGCGATTGGAACGCGAGCACCACGAGGCCGAGCACGTGCTCTGCGAGCAGCGGGCCTTGGTGCGCGACCTGGAATCGTTACATCGGCGTTGCGAGGACGGGACGGAAGATTCCGAGGCGGTTACCTCCGCGAGCGCCGAACTGGCTTCGCGTAATACGTTGCCCGCGGCACAGAACGATTTACCGGCGCCGCTCGTGGCGCACTATCGCGAGTTGCTGCGCACCCACGTGATCATGGGCTCCGGCAACCTGGCGGAAGAAATGCGCTTGCTCGCCGAACTCTTGGCGACGGCCCACATCAGCGCCCGGCAGACGTTGCAATTGCATCTCTTGGCGTTGGAAGAGTTGGTGCGCGGCCTCGGCGCACGCAGCACGCGGCATGTACTGACGCGCGCCGATTTGCTGGTGCTGGAGATGATGCTCTACCTGGCGGAGGAATATCGCCGCCGCAGCGGGGAAACGGCAATGTCCTCCCAAGCGGCTTGAAGCGCGAACATTAGCCCGTAGCGCCAGCGAGGGAGAGAAGACGTTGCCAACGTGAACACGTCCAAGCTCTCGGTTGCGAATGGACCGGCCGACTGAGAGTTTCGTCTCCAACTGTACGCGTGGTCCGCTCCCCCTCGCTGGCGCTACGGGCTAGTGTAGGAGGGTCCCCGTCTTTCTTGGAGGCTCGCGCGATGAACGATCAGGAAACTCCGTTGGGCGAATTGCGCGAAATGGTGCGCGAGTTCGTCGGCGAGCGGGATTGGAAGCAATTCCACACGCCGAAGAATATTTCGATGGCGCTCGCGATCGAAGCGGCGGAATTGATGGAGCACTTTCAATGGCTCACTCCGGAGCAATCCCGGGCGATCGCCAAGCAGGACAAAGACCTGGCTGCCGTGGCGGACGAGTTGGCCGACGTGGTGTGTTACGCCTTCGCGCTGGCGAACGAATTGGATATCGACGTCGCGGCGGCCATGGAGCTGAAGATGGGGAAGAATCGGCAAAAGTACCCGGCGGATAAATACCGGGGGAAGTATAAGTAGGTAGTTTGAAGTTTGAAGTGTTCTGTTTTCAGTGTCAGGGCGCGCAGTCCTCACTGAACACTGAAAACTTCAAACTGCCGTCTTGCGCCCGCTTTTCCCTGGCAACGACCATCTGCTATCGTGCTTGACGGTAAAACCGTTGGAAAAACAGCACGGGAGATGGTCGTCATGCCGGTCCAGGAACAAGCGTTGTTGGAGCTTTGTCGCACTTTGTTGGGAGACGCCCCGGCGCCGGAGAGCACGCTGGAAGGCTATTTGGCGGCGATTCCCCGATTGAATTCACTCAGCGACGTGCCGTCCGGGACGCCGGTGCTGATCCGGGGCGACGTCGATGCCAAGCCGGGCGCCACCGTCGGCGAAGGGGACGTGCGGCTGCGATCGATGCTGGCCACGCTTCAATTCGGCCGCGAGCGCGGCTGGAAGCAGATCATTTTCGGGCACATCGGCCGCAAGCCGGAAGGCTCGTTGAAGGCGGTCGCCGTGCGACTTGGCGAATTGCTCGGCGCGCCGGTTCCGCTGCTGACCAACTGGTACGACGCGAACACGAAGACGGTGACAGAGGCCACCGCGAAGGCGATTGCCGACGCCGCGCCGGGCAGCGTGCTGGTGCTGGAAAACACGCGTGCTTACGACGTCGAACGCGTGCTCTGGAAGGCCAAGCCGGGCGATTTGTCCAATCTGGTCGGCGATTTGACCAAGTTCGCTAACGAGTTGGCGGCGAAGGTGTCGCGGATTTATATCAATGAAGCCCTGTCCGCGGGGAGCCTCGACGCTTCCAGCACGATTGTCCCGCTGGCGATGGACCGCGTGGCATTGGGGCAATACGTGGCGGGCGAGTTCGACGGACCAATGCGGCGCTGCCTCAAAACGCAGTTGGTGATTTTCTCTGGCCTGAAGACAGACAAGCTCGACGACTTGGAAGCGATGATCGGCCGCGGCACGATTCGCTGGGTGTTCACCGCCGGCTCGCTGGCCATGGCGCTCAAGAAGGCGGCGGCGGAATTGGATGGTCAGACGTTTTCACTCGGCGTGGCAGAGGACCCGGCGCACGCCGACAGGCCGTACTACATCGAACGCGCGCGAATCGATCAGGCGAAGTCGATGTTGACCGACGCCCGCGCGAAGGGGATTCGCTTTGTCTTGCCGGTCGATTTCATTCTGCAGGACGGCCGTGCCGCGGAAGTGATTGGCCCGGCGGATCAGCAATTCGATATCGGACCGAAGACCTCGGCGCTGTTTGAACAGAAGGTCGGCGAGTTTTTGGCGGAGAAGCGCGAAGGAGCGGAGCCGCCTGTGGTGTTCCACAATGGCGTGTTCGGGATGTTCGAGGACCCGCGTTTCGAAGAGGGTACGCGGCGCTTCGTCAGCCAGTTGAAACGGATGAAAGACTCCGGGGCCGAGGTCTACATCGGCGGCGGCGAAGGGGGCACGGCGCTGGACCGGTATGGCAAGCCGGATTGGATCACCCATTGCTTCACGGCCGGCGGCACGGTTTTAAATGCGCTCGGGAGCCAGCCGGTTCCGTACCTCGTGGCGCTGCGGGCGGCCGCTAAGAAGTAGGAAAGCGACGGTTGCGCTAAGCCCAGGGAAGGCCCTAAAAGTCGTACCATCGGCGACGACTTCGGTGGCCTTCCCTGGGCTTTGAGTTTTTTTCTTGCGCGAGCGTGAATAGCTAGGCGCCGGCGCCGGACCGGACGCCGCGGCAGAGCGTTACGAGCCCGTCCAAGGCAGCGAGAATTTCTTCTTCCGGCCGGCGCTGTTTCAGCGTCGCTTCGAGTCGGGCTGCGGCTGGCGTAAGTTGGTGGAAGCCATAGCTGCCCGCGGCGCCCTTGAGTTGATGTGCTGCGCGCTCTAGCTCCGGCAGATCCCGCGACTCAAAGCGGCGCAGCAAATTCGACACCCGATCGGGCATCTCGTGCACGAACATCTCCACGATCTCGGCGAGATCCGAATCGTCCGCGAGCGTGGAATACGACAACGGGGGCTCATCTTGGGTGACAGACAACGTCATGTGACGACCTCGAGGCACAAAACAACGGTTCCTAGCACGAGGGGGCGGTACCGCAAGTAAAAGACCAATGGGAAAAGTTAGCTCACAGTTCACCTTCCCCCTGGGGGTATTTCCCAGGTCCAGGCAGATTTGCCGGTCGCATGGATACGGTCAACGGGCCAAGCTGCGGGGAACGGTCAGGGAGGCGAAACACGGCCCGCCGCGACGGTCGCCTGAGTTATGCGCAAATTCCGGTTCCGAAGGAAACGGTCGCAGCGATTCGCCCGTCGCCCGGGTCAACGCAACTGTTCATCTTTTCCCAGCCGTTAGCGATGTTCTGGATGGATTTATCCTAACTGGTTTTCCTGGATTAACGGGGCGGCGGGGACGCGCCGATACGAACCCTAGCTCGAGCGCTACCAAGATCGTGTTTCGATTTGCAACCAGCCAGTCTTTCCTCCCCTACAGGAGACTTCTCATGAAGTCGCGAGTGTTGTTTCCGATGGTGGCGATTGCCGCCTTGTTCTGTTTGGCCGACGCCCGTGATGCGAGCGCCTGCGGCCTGTTGAAGCGTCTTTGTGGCGGCTGTGACTGCTGCAATACGTGCTGTGATCCTTGCGCCGACGCGTGCGACGCTTGTGAACCGAGCTGCGAAGCCGAGACGAGCTGCTGTGATCCTTGCGGCGACGCTTGTGATTCCTGCTGCGATCCGTGCTGTGATCCCTGCTGCCGTCCGCGCTTGCTGCACCGTCTGGGCGGCTGGCTCCGTTCGTGCTGCAAGCGGACCTGCTGTGATTCGTGCTGCGATCCGTGCGCGGACGCTTGCGGCTGCGAATCGTCTTGCGGCTGCAACTAAGGTCGCGTCGGAGTCGGTGCGATTCGCCCTCGCTTCGCACCGCACGTCCGATCGCAACAACCTGAATCAACACACGGCCCTCCCGGGCATCCGGGTGGGCCGTTGTTGTTTTCCGGTAGTGAGGATTGCAGTTGCGGGACGCGTAGTACCGCCCGGCGGGGGAATGTCGAATGACGAAATCTGAATGTCGAATCAAGTCCGAATGTCGAATGTCAAAATGCCGTCACCCCTAGTTAACAGGCCGACCCTTCGTCATTCATTCGATATTCCCTCGCCAGCGTCCGTGCTGGCGCTATCGATGTGGGCTGCTTCTAATTCACTAGCCCGACGCGCCAGCGAGGGGAAGATGAGGTTGTCTTGGAGTAAGTGTCGTGCTCCAATCCACGTCCGCTCCCCCTCGCTGGCGCGTCGGGCTAGTGTAATTCCTGCTCGATTTTCCTCGAATTGCTTGACACGCCCCCCGGTGATCCGTCACGCTGATCCTTTGGGCGAGCAGACGGAACAGGCAATTCTTGGCGAGAGGAGCGTCTCATGGCTTCCAGAGCCGTTGGCGTGCGTGCATATCTGCCGCGCGGCGTTTTGTCACTGATCACTGGGTGTGGCATTTTCTGCGTCGGCAATCCCGCTCGTGCGGAAGAGCCTGCGGCCGACCCGTTGTTTGCCGAGCAACTGGCCGCGGGGGAATTCGCACCGGCCCGCGTAGCGGCGGCACAAGCGGCGGACGCCAAACAACAAGACGCGCGCTTCGCAGAACTGGCGATGGCCCAAGCCGCAGTCGGCGCCAAGCGCGCTTCGCTCGACAGCGCCGGCGCGATTGATGACGATCTGGCCCGCAGCGATACCATGGCGAATCTCGGCAATCAGACCGGCTTCCGTCAGGGGGGCGGCGTGCAGCCGGACTTTGATTCATTAATTGAACTGATTACATCCACAATCGCGCCCACGACTTGGACCGAAGTCGGCGGTGCAGGAGCAGTCCAGGAATTCCAATCCGGCGTCCACATCGACGCCGCCGGAACGGTACATCGACAGCTGGCGAGCGCGGATTCGGACTGGTTGAGAGATCTGCGTCAAAAGGCCAAGAATGAGACTGCGACGGCCGGTTCCGTGCGGGCGACTTCCGGACTGCGCAAGATTTCACTCACGCGATTGGAGCGTGAAGTCCAGGTGCGCCTGGCCGCAGGCGAGCCGATCGAGGAAGACCTGGCGTTTCTGGCCGGACTGCAGCGAGTGAAATATGTGCTCGTCTATCCGGAGACCGGCGACATCGTGCTGGCCGGACCGGCCGGCAATTGGCAGCGCGATGCCGAAGGGCGCGCGGTGAGCACGGAAACGGGGCGGCCCGTCGTGCAGCTCAACGATCTCGTGACGCTGCTCCGCGCCATGCGCGCGGCGCCGGACGCTGCCATGACCTGTTCCATTGACCCGCGCGCGGAGAACTTGGCCGCGGCGCAGGAGTATATCAACGCCACGAGCGCCAAGCCGCTCAAGGCCGGAGCGCGCAGCGCTTGGCTGGAAAGCATCCGCGATCGCGTCGGTCTCCAAGACGTGCGCTTTCGCGGCATCGACCCGCGCACCCGCGTGGCGCAGGTGTTGTTCGAGGCGGACTATCGTATGAAGCTGGTCGGCATCGGGCTGGAAGAATCGGTGCCAGGCGTGGTGAGTTACCTCGATTCGGTGAAGCTCGCGCCGGGCCAGACGGCGCCGCTGATGGACGTGTTGCGTTGGTGGTTCACCATGAACTACAGCGCTGTGGTGGCTGACCAGGAAGGGTTGGCCTATGAGCTACGCGGACAAGGCGTACAAGTTCAGAGCGAGAACGAATTCCTCGCCGCGAACGGTCAGCGCCAGCACACAGGACAAGCGAATGATTTGAATCAGGCTTTCGCCAACAGTTTTACGCAGCACTTTGGCGAGCTGGCGGAGAAGTATCCCGTGTACGCCGAACTACAAAACGTCTTCGATCTCGCGCTTGTGGCCGCGCTGCTGGAAACGCAGCATGTGCCGGATCGCGTGGGCTGGCATCTGACTTGTTTCAACAACCCGCAGCAGTTTTCGATTCCGCTGGCGTCCGCACCGCAGGCCGTGGAGTCGGTGGTGAACCATCGCGTGATCAAAGGGAAACAAATCATCGCGGCTGTTTCCGGCGGCGTGCGGCTCGACCCGTACGCAGCGCTCCGCAACACGCCACCGCAAAAGGACACGACCGGAAAGCTCGGCAGCGAACGCGATCGCGTTCGGCGAGTATCAGATCAACCCGACCGCTGGTGGTGGGATTGAAGTGCTGCCGCCGCGTCCTCCGCTGTAGCCGAGGTCTGCGACCTCGGGGAGGGGGCATCGCTTGAGGGGAGCTGGTGGGAATACACAAGGCTCGCCGCGAGGAGGCCGATGCGCGCGATTGTGGACGGTGCGGCCGAGGTCAAATTCCTCGGCTACGGAGGAACGCTGGTGCAACGCTTAGCGGCGCAGGCGAAAGGCAGACAAGAATACGAAGGCCACGAGGTACAGGCACGCGAACGCGCCGACCCATTCTTGCCAGTCCCACGCACGCGAAGCGTGCTCGATCATGAATATAGCGCGGTTCCACATAGTTCACCTACCAGTGGAACCTTAGCTTTTTTTCGCCGACATGCCTTGCCGGCGCCGTACGGACCAGCGATTCGATGCGTGAGATCGGCATCGTGGGACACAGAATTGCTACGACCCGCTTTTTCGACAAGCAGGCGTGCTGGCGGCGACCGCTATTCGTCGTACCAGTACTCGGTCGATTCGTGCGAGGACAACTTATCAGCCGCGGCGGTGAGTTTCGGATCAAGACGAACGGCCGTTTGATAGCTGGAGCGAGCGCTGTCGCTGGCGCCCAGGCGGTCATAGGCCACGCCGCGACGGTAATAGAGCTGCGCGTCGTTCGGCAACTGGCGAATCGCGGCGTTGAAGCTGGCCAACGCCTCCGTCAGGGCAAAATGCTCGATCTGGGGTTCGGATGCCGCCAGGTTCAGGTACGCCATCCCACGGTTGCGAAACGCTTGAGCGTTGCCAGGGTTCGCTTTAATCGCGCGATCGTACCAACGAATCGCGCGGTAGTAGTCGCCCTGGATGGCGTAGATGTATCCGCGCCAACGGTTGGCTTCGCCGCCCAGTCCCCCGCCAAAGATCGCGGCCTGTTCGAAGTCGAGCTTAGCGACATCGTATTCGCCCAAATGGAATAACGCGATGCCGCGCTGCATGAGTGAATCGCCGATCGTGCCCGGTGCGGTGGCTGCATAGTCAATCGCCTTGCTATAGGCATCCGCCATCTGTTGCCAATGTTCCTGCTTCGCGTGAATCTGACCGGCCACCACGAACGCTTGCGCGTTGTTGGGCGTGGTCTTGAGGACTTCGTCGACGTCCGCCAGGGCTTTGTCGAAATCTTTCGTTTCGACGTAGGTCAAGGCGCGATTCAAGTAGCCGTTCGCCGCGACAGGGTCGATGGCGATCGCCTGGTCGACGGCGCGGATCGCTTCGACGAAATTGCCGGTCAGACGATAGACGAGGTTGCGGAACAAAAAGGCGTCAAAGTAGTCCGGCTGCAAGCTGATCGCCTCGTCCGTCGCTGCGAGAGCGCCGGCGAAGTCGCCTTGGTTGACCAAGATGTTAGCCCGTTGAAAGGCTTCCAAGGCATCATCGTTGATTTGCGGACCTTCGGCGGGCGCCGCGGCCTCGGCCGTAGCGTCGGCGGCATCTGTCGCGGCCGGCGTCTCAACTGTCGGCGATGTCACCGGCGCGGCGGGAGTTTCCGTCGTCGGCGTTTCCGCGGCCGGTTGTTCCGCGGTCGGCGCTTGCTGGAACAAATAGTCCGGCGGTTGCGCAGCGGCGCCGCCGGCCAATACGGCGGACAGTCCAATACCTTGCAAGCCGCGAATCACTTGGACGGTGCGGGAAACGGTCATGGTACTTTCCGAAGAGTCCGCCGTGGGCAATCGATGAACGCACTTATCGAATGATATCGGCGACCGCCCGCCAGGGCGCGCGAGGCGCTCCAGAGAGTGCGCATTAAGCGGAAGGTAGCGACAGCAGCGCGCCGCAATACGATCGCGCAAATTCCGCCCACCGGCGAAACCGGTGCGACCGACATTTTGATCCGCGGCGCGATGCTAGCCGCTGCGATCCTTGCGAGGTTTTTTCTTGCGCCGCTTCGTGGCGCCGCTCCTGGCGGCTGCGGGGACCATCGGCGCACTGGGGTCCAACATTTCCGCCAGACCGGCGTCGACGATCTCCTGGCCGATGACGTACCTGCCGGGTTGCATCCAGGCGATGACCGCATCGATGCTGGCGCCGAAGACCTGGGCCAGGAGAACGTCCATTTCGCGTTCCAAGTACGCAAAATGCCGTGCCCATTCCGCGGCCTCGGCCAGTCCGACGTGCTCCTCGCTCTGCCACTTCATGGGATGAAATAGCAACACGCTCAGCGGCGTGACCAACCGGCGCTCGCAGACGGCCCAGGGCCAGATCGCGGCCGAGGAGCATTCGCCCGTCACCACTCCCGTCGCACGGAGTCCGCGCAGACGGATCAGGTTCATCAATGCTAAGGCGACATAGGGGCTGCCGCCGGGGGAATCAAAATACAGGATGCATTCCCCGCCCGGCGGTACGTCCAGCAACCGATCGGTGAGCTCCGATTCGTGTTCGGTCAGGTCGCCGACGATCGCGATTTCGAGCGGCGGTTCGGGCGTGGGCATGCAATCAACTCATGGTTTGGAGCGCGACCTTGGGTTTTCGCTGCCGTGCAGCGGCAGTGAGAGGTTACGGGGCATGCTTCCATCGGTCAACGCTC
Proteins encoded:
- a CDS encoding nucleotide pyrophosphohydrolase, translated to MNDQETPLGELREMVREFVGERDWKQFHTPKNISMALAIEAAELMEHFQWLTPEQSRAIAKQDKDLAAVADELADVVCYAFALANELDIDVAAAMELKMGKNRQKYPADKYRGKYK
- a CDS encoding PSD1 and planctomycete cytochrome C domain-containing protein gives rise to the protein MSVSRLMFCLLLLSGRAIPARADETPDLPPAAERQIDFHKDVAPILLGSCVACHAGKNDDGGYQVSTRESVLAGGDSGPSVIEGNSAESLLIHLVAQQDPDRVMPAKGPKLTAAQVGILRAWIDQGLAWEEGFVIRPKYVPAELKPRQPELPSAETAGSEHPIDRLLAPYLEASGHSSTELVDDRTFARRTYLDVIGLLPSPEDLDAFCADSVPGKRAMLVDRLLADRQQYATHWLSFWNDALRNDYQGTGYIDGGRQQISQWLFTALGENKPYHQFVRELVTGAPGAEGFIKGITWRGVVNASQVPEMQAAQNVSQVFLGVNLKCASCHDSFINDWTLHDAYGLAGVFAEAQLEVHRCDQPKGEYAPLKFLYPELGAIDSQGNRDVRLQQLADLLTHEQNGRFARTIVNRLWGKFLGRAIIEPVDDMDNTPWNADLLDWLAVDLAEHGYDLTHTLRLILTSRAYQMPAVDRGERDAETFIFHGPVVKRLSAEQFSDALSQITHNWPEKPDVEMPPVGGEPAVKDIGVRAALKTSNPLTNAMGRPNREQVVTSRPQTATTLEALELTNGQTLADQLAKGGAYWQAQGVDRDELVQRIYREALGRSPRPEEQDDAESLLGSEATAEGIQDLLWSIIMSPEFQLVY
- a CDS encoding Hpt domain-containing protein, giving the protein MTLSVTQDEPPLSYSTLADDSDLAEIVEMFVHEMPDRVSNLLRRFESRDLPELERAAHQLKGAAGSYGFHQLTPAAARLEATLKQRRPEEEILAALDGLVTLCRGVRSGAGA
- the pgk gene encoding phosphoglycerate kinase, whose amino-acid sequence is MPVQEQALLELCRTLLGDAPAPESTLEGYLAAIPRLNSLSDVPSGTPVLIRGDVDAKPGATVGEGDVRLRSMLATLQFGRERGWKQIIFGHIGRKPEGSLKAVAVRLGELLGAPVPLLTNWYDANTKTVTEATAKAIADAAPGSVLVLENTRAYDVERVLWKAKPGDLSNLVGDLTKFANELAAKVSRIYINEALSAGSLDASSTIVPLAMDRVALGQYVAGEFDGPMRRCLKTQLVIFSGLKTDKLDDLEAMIGRGTIRWVFTAGSLAMALKKAAAELDGQTFSLGVAEDPAHADRPYYIERARIDQAKSMLTDARAKGIRFVLPVDFILQDGRAAEVIGPADQQFDIGPKTSALFEQKVGEFLAEKREGAEPPVVFHNGVFGMFEDPRFEEGTRRFVSQLKRMKDSGAEVYIGGGEGGTALDRYGKPDWITHCFTAGGTVLNALGSQPVPYLVALRAAAKK
- a CDS encoding DUF1598 domain-containing protein, which codes for MASRAVGVRAYLPRGVLSLITGCGIFCVGNPARAEEPAADPLFAEQLAAGEFAPARVAAAQAADAKQQDARFAELAMAQAAVGAKRASLDSAGAIDDDLARSDTMANLGNQTGFRQGGGVQPDFDSLIELITSTIAPTTWTEVGGAGAVQEFQSGVHIDAAGTVHRQLASADSDWLRDLRQKAKNETATAGSVRATSGLRKISLTRLEREVQVRLAAGEPIEEDLAFLAGLQRVKYVLVYPETGDIVLAGPAGNWQRDAEGRAVSTETGRPVVQLNDLVTLLRAMRAAPDAAMTCSIDPRAENLAAAQEYINATSAKPLKAGARSAWLESIRDRVGLQDVRFRGIDPRTRVAQVLFEADYRMKLVGIGLEESVPGVVSYLDSVKLAPGQTAPLMDVLRWWFTMNYSAVVADQEGLAYELRGQGVQVQSENEFLAANGQRQHTGQANDLNQAFANSFTQHFGELAEKYPVYAELQNVFDLALVAALLETQHVPDRVGWHLTCFNNPQQFSIPLASAPQAVESVVNHRVIKGKQIIAAVSGGVRLDPYAALRNTPPQKDTTGKLGSERDRVRRVSDQPDRWWWD
- a CDS encoding mannose-1-phosphate guanylyltransferase encodes the protein MLYPVIMAGGSGTRFWPESRHLRPKQLLPLVGERTMIQATVDRLIGLAPADQMLILTNAQQADAIAAQLPSLPASSIIREPCKRDTAPCIGLAALLLATRDPDATMAVMPSDHVIGPIEVYQAAVKQAARLVDAQPGRIVTFGIKPTYPAESFGYIERGEALPIASGEAPAFRVKKFREKPNAKLAEEFLAAGTFYWNSGIFVWKARTIADELQRRQPEMFAHLKAIVDAFGTDKYEATLEREFAAIKGISIDYAVMEHATDIAVIEAPYSWDDVGSWQAIARLLPSDADGNTVAGKHLGINTHGTIVRGPDDHLIVTLGLKDCLIVHTPDATLVANKHDEEAIRKIVKIMEERGWKEYL
- a CDS encoding tetratricopeptide repeat protein; this encodes MTVSRTVQVIRGLQGIGLSAVLAGGAAAQPPDYLFQQAPTAEQPAAETPTTETPAAPVTSPTVETPAATDAADATAEAAAPAEGPQINDDALEAFQRANILVNQGDFAGALAATDEAISLQPDYFDAFLFRNLVYRLTGNFVEAIRAVDQAIAIDPVAANGYLNRALTYVETKDFDKALADVDEVLKTTPNNAQAFVVAGQIHAKQEHWQQMADAYSKAIDYAATAPGTIGDSLMQRGIALFHLGEYDVAKLDFEQAAIFGGGLGGEANRWRGYIYAIQGDYYRAIRWYDRAIKANPGNAQAFRNRGMAYLNLAASEPQIEHFALTEALASFNAAIRQLPNDAQLYYRRGVAYDRLGASDSARSSYQTAVRLDPKLTAAADKLSSHESTEYWYDE